Genomic window (Kwoniella botswanensis chromosome 1, complete sequence):
GAGAAGTGAATTACAGAGTGGCGTATATTGATTGACTCACACGATCAGATCTTTGATCTCCACTTTACCTACATCAACCGAAGGGAGTGAAAGGAATGAAGCTATTGATATCAACCCTAGAAGGATCATGACATAGGTGGTAGCTAGGGATGATATGTGGTTGAGTCGCTGTAATGTCGAGTACATCTTGCCAGAATGTTCTGGCGTCTGCTATGCAGTGTCGCCGTGAGGGGATGATGTACGGTGCAATCAATTGAGTGGATAGGATTACTGTCTAGTTGTTGTCGTCTTCGACCTGTCCATGTTGCATGTTGCATGTTGCTGGCAATTGCTGGTGCGTGCGAGTGAATGAGGAGGACAGGGAGACTTACCGACGGAAAGTCGACTTAAAGTGGGTGGGACTAACAAAAAGAAAGGTAAACGCGTCGAGAATATTCTGCTACAACTTGATAACTACACGTAACAGTGATGTGTGCCACGTTGAACGAACAAAGTTCCAGCTCATCACCTAGTGGATGAGTTCCAGCGAGTCACCTTCCATGATCATCCATAAAAATATATCTCAACTGTGATTTGATCtatttctttttctcttcttcttcaactaACGCCACTCAGTATAGGTCCAACAAGATGGCTtatccaagaagaacaatCCGTCCGTCGAGACGATCAACGTCTTCGTCGTTGATGTCAAAAATAACATTATTCGCTTTCGTCCTCATCGCCGTCATCTGTTTCTTACCTGTTGGTCATCAGGTCAGAGCTGAGGACAAGGAGGTAGACGTTGGCACTGTCATTGGTATTGATTTGGGTACGACTTATTCTTGTGTTGCGTGagtatcatcttcctctcttttgGATTCCTTTGTCTAGTCTTATGACCGAAATGTCGCTCTTCATCCCCTTGTCACTCTTGATTTTGCCATCGTTCATCTCAAAACATCCCAGTCACTgcccttctttccctccatTTGACTCCTAATCTGCCTCCTATTGTCGTCTGCTTGTCTTTGTTTCCTGGAGAACATCGGCTGACCTACCCCTTAGTGTCCATAAAGGTGGAAAAGTAGAAATCATCGCCAACGACCAAGGAAACCGTATCACACCATCATGGGTAGCATtcacagaagaagaacgattgATCGGTGACGCAGCTAAGAATCAAGCTTCCAATAACCCCGAGAACACCGTTTTCGACGCCAAGCGTCTGATCGGTAGATCGGcggatgatgctgatgtcaAGAAGGATCAGAAACACTGGCCTTTCAAGATTGTTAACAAAGGTGGAAAACCAATGATTCAAGTCAACCATAAAGGTGACCTTAAGGAATTTGTAAGTTGCTTCGATTTTATAGGTAGTTATCGATCGTACAACTGACTCTGTTGATTTTGTAGACTCCTGAGGAGATTTCCGCCATGGTCTTGACTAAGATGAAGGAGACCGCCGAAGCTTACCTTGGTCACAAAGTCACTCACGCTGTTGTCACTGTCCCTGCCTGTGAGTTGCACAATACATCTTCGTGAAGCATCAACTGACATCGTGTTCAGACTTCAATGACGCCCAACGATCCGCTACCAAAGATGCTGGTACCATCGCTGGTCTTACCGTTCTCCGAATTGTCAATGAACCTACTGCCGCTGCTATTGGTGAgtttccatctcttcatctggaTGCCTCAGCATTCCTGTGCTGACCAATCCCCTTAGCCTACGGTCTTGACCGAACTGGTAAAGCTGAATCTCAAATCATTGTTTACGATCTCGGAGGTGGTACTTTCGATGTCTCCCTCCTTTCCATCGAAGATGGTGTATTTGAAGTATTGGCTACTGCCGGTGATACCCACTTGGGTGGTGAAGATTTCGACAACCGAGTTATCGACTACCTCGTCAAACAATACAAGAGAAAGACCGACGTTGATGTCAGCAAGAACAACAGAGCTATGGGTAAACTCAAGAGAGAAGTTGAAAAGGCCAAGAGAACCTTGTCTTCTCAAATGAGTActaagattgagattgaagcCTTCGAAGGTGGTAACGATTTCTCGGAGGTAAGTCAAAATAGCCGGTTTCACATCAATGGAAGTAAAGCTGATGTCACCTTCGTTGTTTAGACCCTCACCCGAGCTAAATTTGAAGAACTCAACATGGATCTTTTCAGAAAGACCATGAAACCCGTTGAACAAGTTCTTAAGGATGCCGGTGttaagaaggaagaaattgatgatgtgagttggaTTCGTTGCAATACTCTAACTGCGGATAACTGACGTGATTGCCTATAGATCGTTCTTGTCGGTGGTTCCACTAGAATTCCCAAAGTCCAACAACTCCTCAAGGAATACTTTAATGGTAAAGAACCTTCCAAAGGTATCAACCCTGATGAAGCTGTTGCCTACGGTGCTGCTGTTCAAGGTGGTATCCTTTCCGGTGAAGAGGGAAGCAGTGGTGTCCTTTTGATCGATGTCTGTCCCTTGACCCTCGGTAGGTTCTGCACTCTCCCATCTCCTtcgaaggaagatcaagctgatcatgtatCGCAGGTATCGAGACTACCGGAGGTGTTATGACCAAACTTATTGGCCGAAACTCTGTTGTTCCAACCAAGAAGTCTCAGATCTTCTCCACCGCCGTCGACAACCAACCTACCGTACGAATCCAAGTTTACGAAGGTGAACGATCCATGACCAAAGACAACAACATCCTtggtgaatttgatctcAACGATATCCCACCTGCTCCTCGAGGCGTCCCTCAAATCGAAGTTACATTCGAAATCGACGCCAACGGTATCCTCAAGGTATCCGCTATGGACAAGGGAACCGGTAAATCCAAGtctatcaccatcaccaacgACAAACGACGATTGT
Coding sequences:
- a CDS encoding chaperone DnaK, translating into MAYPRRTIRPSRRSTSSSLMSKITLFAFVLIAVICFLPVGHQVRAEDKEVDVGTVIGIDLGTTYSCVAVHKGGKVEIIANDQGNRITPSWVAFTEEERLIGDAAKNQASNNPENTVFDAKRLIGRSADDADVKKDQKHWPFKIVNKGGKPMIQVNHKGDLKEFTPEEISAMVLTKMKETAEAYLGHKVTHAVVTVPAYFNDAQRSATKDAGTIAGLTVLRIVNEPTAAAIAYGLDRTGKAESQIIVYDLGGGTFDVSLLSIEDGVFEVLATAGDTHLGGEDFDNRVIDYLVKQYKRKTDVDVSKNNRAMGKLKREVEKAKRTLSSQMSTKIEIEAFEGGNDFSETLTRAKFEELNMDLFRKTMKPVEQVLKDAGVKKEEIDDIVLVGGSTRIPKVQQLLKEYFNGKEPSKGINPDEAVAYGAAVQGGILSGEEGSSGVLLIDVCPLTLGIETTGGVMTKLIGRNSVVPTKKSQIFSTAVDNQPTVRIQVYEGERSMTKDNNILGEFDLNDIPPAPRGVPQIEVTFEIDANGILKVSAMDKGTGKSKSITITNDKRRLSAEEIERMVQEAEEFADEDAAVKKKIEAQNSLQNFVYSMKSQVADKEGLGGKLSEDDKETILSAIKEKTEWLEENPSAEAEDYEDQLSELQAAVAPITAKLYGGAGGSSYDDDQQPFSHDEL